The following DNA comes from Noviherbaspirillum sp. L7-7A.
CGTGCGCAGGTCGTGCGATACCGCGGCCAGGAAGCGGCCGCGTTCTTCCACGTTGAGGCGGATGCGCTGCTGCATGCGATTGAACACCCGCGCCGCCTGCCGCGCTTCCGCGGTGCCAGTTTCGGTAATCGGCGGCCGGTTCAGGTCCACGCCGAGTTCCGCGGCTGCCTGGCCCAGCTTCTGTATCGGCCGCGCCAGCATCCGCGCGCCCAGCCATGCCGCCAGGCTGAGCGCAACCAGCTGGCTGATCAGGCCGATCCAGAAGGCCGGCGGCGGCGTGCGCACGCTGTGGCCGGCAATGTCGATCGTCTGCCTGCGATAGGGCGGCGGGCGTTGCGCTGGCCGCGGGCTGTCCGTCGCGCTGATCCCGGATGGCGGCCCCGGCGGCCGGTGGCGGTCGCCATACACCCCCAGCAGCAGCACGAAGGTCATCAGATGGCTGATCATGATGGCGGCCAGCACCAGCAGGAACAGCCGGGAAAAGATGGTGTCCGGCAGCAGGCGCTTCATCGGGTGATGCGGGCGTCGAACAGATAGCCCTCGCCACGGATGGTCTTGAGCAGCCTGGGGTCGCGCGGGTCGTCGTCGAGTTTCTGGCGCAGCCGCGACACCAGGAGGTCGATGCTGCGGTCATAGGCATTGCTGGCCTGACCGCGCGCCGCGTCCATCAGCTGGTCGCGGTTGAGCACCCGGCGCGGTCGTTCGATGAAGGTCCAGAGCAGCCGGAATTCCGCATTCGACAGCGGCACCACCATCTTGCGCGGCGTCGTCAGCTCGCGCGTGTTCACGTCCAGCGTCCAGCCTTCGAAACTGACGCGCTCGCTGTCGCCGCCGGCCGGCGCGGCGCGTTCGCCGCGGGCGCGTCGCAGCACGGTGTGGATGCGCGCCACCAGTTCACGCGGATCAAAGGGCTTGACCACATAGTCGTCCGCCCCGAGTTCCAGGCCCACCACCCGGTCGGCCGGTTCGCCGCGGGCGGTCAGCATGATGACCGGGATATTGCCGGTGGCGCGCAGATGGCGGCACAGCGCCAGGCCATCCTCGCCGGGCAGCATCAGGTCGAGAATGATGACGTCCGGCGTCTGCTCGGCAATTGCGCGCCGCATCGCGGCGCCGTCATGCACGCCGCGCGCCTCGATGCCAAAGTCGGCGAGGTAGGTGCAGAGCAGGGTGCAGATTTCCTTGTCGTCATCGACGATCAGGGCGCGGGTAGGGTGGTGCATGGCAGACATCCGGGACAGGAAAAGGCATGCATGATCGCATGCAAGCCCAGTCTGCGCCGCGGCCTTGTCGGCCGTATGTCGGCATTGCGTCAAGCCTGTTACAAAGAAGGCTGTCTGCCTGAGGCCGCTATTTCCCGCGCACGAAATCGGGCGACGTGCCAGGCGTCTGGCTGCCCGGGTCGGCCGCTTCGTCGGGATTGATGCCCGGTGGCAGGCCGGTGTCGATCACATGCTTCACGTCGTCGCGCTGCTCCGGAGCGATATCGTCGCGATCGGCTGCCGGACGCGGTTGATTGCTGGGCTGGTTTTGCATGAGGCCTCCAAACAGGGTTCGATAGGCGTCGGTGCTTATTGTTCCATCACGGCTAACGGGGGGTGACCGAATTTCCGTGCTTGCGCAACATCTGCCTGACCTTGGCAACCACGAGCGACACCAGCAGCACCGCCACGCCCGCAACGAAAAACACGCTGGCAAGCGCTGCCACCAGCGCTAGGATGATGCAGCCGGCGGTGACAAAACCAGCGATCTTCCAGCGCCACCAGGGACCCAGCATGGCGCGCATCATGGCCGCGCGCGTAGCTTTCGGCGGCGCCTCCGGGCCAGTGCCTTCCACCACTTCCCATTCAGCTTGTTCAAACTTTTGTTCGGACATCATCTTTCTCCTGAAACAGCGTATTGCAGCAATTCGTGACATGCCTGGCCATTGTCCGCCCATTGGAAAATCGTGCGGAAAACCATCAAGCGAGCACTATGATAAGCTGTTGAGTGCAACGTAAAAACCGAAATAATTCGTATAATTCCTTCGTAAAAACAAGAAGGAAAATTTTCTTTCCACTGTTCGGTAACATCTCATCATGGATAATCTCAGCCATTCCGTCGCCAGCCTGCTTGCCGGTGAAATCATGCATCGCAGCCTGCCGCCGGAGGCCGATGAAAACAGCCATGGCCTGCGGCGTCGGCTGATGCTCCTCACCTGTGCGCTGGCTGGCAACTTTCCCGATCTCGACCTGGTGCTGACACCCTTGCTGCCGGCGCCGCTGGGCTATCTGCTGCATCACCGCGGCCATACCCATACCCTGCTTTACGCCTTGCCCCAGATGCTATTGCTGGCCGCGCTGACCTGGGCACTGTGGCCGAATGCACGGCGCCTGCTGCGTCAGAGTGCCACGGCGCGCATCGGTTTCCTGCTGGCGCTGACAACCGGGTTTGCGCTGCATCTTCTGATGGATTACCTCAACTCCTATGGGTTGCATCCGTTTCATCCGATCGATTCCCGCTGGGTGTACGGCGACATGGTATTCATCCTGGAACCGGTGTTCTGGCTGGCCTTCGGCGTGCCGATGATCATGAGCGCGCGCCGGCTTGCCATGCGCTGGCTGCTGCTGCCCATGGCGCTGGTCATGGCTTATCTCGGCTGGCGCGGCTTTCTGGTCTGGCAATCGCTGGCCGTGCTGCTGGCCATGATGGCAGCGCTGGCGCTGGCGGGAACGAAAAGCCATGACGGCCGGCCGCGGCTGGCGCCATTGCTGGCCGGCGTGGCGCTTGGCCTGGGCTTCATTGCGGTGCAGGCGAGCATGTCGGCGCAGGCGCGCCAGCTGGTGGCGCGCCATCTGCAGGCTGCCGACCCGCAGGCGGTATTGCTGGACGCGGCGATGTCGCCCTATCCATCCAATCCGGCTTGCTGGAATTTTGTCGCTGTTGAACGTACGTCAGGGCAGCTTGATTTCCGGGTCAGCCGGGGCATCGTCAGCCTGGCGCCGTCACGGCTGCCGGTATCGGCCTGTCCGCCGGCCTTCCTGGAAGGCGCGCTGCCGGCCGACGCCACTGCCGCCATCGCCCTGCAGGCCCGGCATGAAACGCCGCTGGCGCGCCTGCGTGAGCTGGCGGGCAAGGATTGCCACTTCCGTGACTGGATGCGCTTTGCGCGCATGCCCTGGCTGGAGCGCGACAGCGCCTCCGATGCCCGCTATGCCAGCAGCCCGCGCGGCAACTTTTCCACGCTGGTGCTGGTGGAGCCTGGCGAGCGTGGCTGCGAGCGCGGCGTGCCGCAGTGGGGACTGCCGCGCGCCGATCTGCTGACAGCGCCCGCGGCGGGCAATACCCGTCCGGCGCCGCAGAACTGACCGTCAGTTCTTATCCAACCTTCACGCCGGCCTCGCCGGCCTGCATTTCACCGATCACGGCCGCATCGGCAAAGCC
Coding sequences within:
- a CDS encoding metal-dependent hydrolase: MDNLSHSVASLLAGEIMHRSLPPEADENSHGLRRRLMLLTCALAGNFPDLDLVLTPLLPAPLGYLLHHRGHTHTLLYALPQMLLLAALTWALWPNARRLLRQSATARIGFLLALTTGFALHLLMDYLNSYGLHPFHPIDSRWVYGDMVFILEPVFWLAFGVPMIMSARRLAMRWLLLPMALVMAYLGWRGFLVWQSLAVLLAMMAALALAGTKSHDGRPRLAPLLAGVALGLGFIAVQASMSAQARQLVARHLQAADPQAVLLDAAMSPYPSNPACWNFVAVERTSGQLDFRVSRGIVSLAPSRLPVSACPPAFLEGALPADATAAIALQARHETPLARLRELAGKDCHFRDWMRFARMPWLERDSASDARYASSPRGNFSTLVLVEPGERGCERGVPQWGLPRADLLTAPAAGNTRPAPQN
- a CDS encoding response regulator, producing MHHPTRALIVDDDKEICTLLCTYLADFGIEARGVHDGAAMRRAIAEQTPDVIILDLMLPGEDGLALCRHLRATGNIPVIMLTARGEPADRVVGLELGADDYVVKPFDPRELVARIHTVLRRARGERAAPAGGDSERVSFEGWTLDVNTRELTTPRKMVVPLSNAEFRLLWTFIERPRRVLNRDQLMDAARGQASNAYDRSIDLLVSRLRQKLDDDPRDPRLLKTIRGEGYLFDARITR